Part of the Halopenitus persicus genome is shown below.
ACGTCCATCATCCGGGACAAGTCGAGACGGAGGGATGAACGCTACTATTAGCGGTATCTATTCGACATATCCCTATATAGTCCAATATAGACACGGCAGTGAGTATTGTGAATCGCTCGAGGTCACGCGGTTCGAGACGCAACCCGTCAGCACGGAACGCGGGAGCGTTCCGTCCGATCCCGAGGCACTCGGGCCGCTCGACCCGTATATCGGGCGAAATCGAGGACGAGATGAAACCGGTCGAGACGAAAACGGGCACGGTGGACGAAACGACCGAGACGGAGGGCGAAACGACCGAGACGACCCGAGCAACGAGCCTAGGCGTAGTCGTCGTACGTCGGTCGCCCCGATTCGGGCGGGAACTCCGTGACGGGAACGGTGGTCTGGTCGCCGCTCGCCATCGACTTGACCGTCACCTCGTCGTTGGCCAGGTCCTGCTCGCCGACGATGACGGTCGTTTCGGCGTTGATCGAGTCGGCGTAGCCGAGCTGGCCGCCGAAGCCGCGGTCCACGAGGTCGGACTCGACGACGTGTCCGAGCGCGCGCAGGTCGCGGGCGATCCGGGCGGCCTCCTCGCGGGTGTCGCCGACCGAGAGCACGTAGTAGTCGGTTTCCAGCGTCTCCTCGGGCCAGACGCCGGCCCGCTGACAGAGCAGCTTGAGGGTCGCGTGTCCGGGCGCAACCCCGACCGCGGGAGTGGGCTGGCCGCCGAAGCTCTCGATGAGGTCGTCGTAGCGCCCGCCGCCGAAGACCGACCGGGAGACCTCGCCGGTCGAGTCGAAGCACTCGAAGACGACGCCGGTGTAGTAATCGAGCCCGCGGGCGGTGGTCAACGAGACGTCACAGTACTCGCCGGCGCCGAAGTCGTCGGCGGCCGCCAGGACCGCACGGAGGTTCTCGACGGCGGCCTCGACGTCCGCCCCGCCTGCCTCGGCGACCGCGTCCAGATCGTCGACGCCATCGACGCCGACGATGAGGTCATCGAACTCGCGGGCGGTCGACCGGTCGATTCCGGCCTCCGAAAGCAGCGTCAAGTACTCGGCGTCGTCGATCTTCGCGCGCTTGTCGACCGCCCGGATCGCCGCGGCGGTGTCGACCGCGTCCGGATCGTCGGCCAGCGCCCGCACCAGTCCGCCGAGGACGTCCCGGTGGGAGACCCGAAACTCGAAATCGTCGCCGGTCAACCCGAGGGACGTGAGCGCGTCCGCCGCGACCGCGAGAACCTCCGCGTCGGCCTCCGGCTCCGCGGACCCGAAGACGTCGATGTTGGTCTGGTAGAACTCCCGGAATCGCCCCTGCTGGACCTGCTCGTATCGCCAGAACGGGCGGGTGGAAACCCACTTGATCGGCTTCGAGAGCTCCTGACCCCTCGCGACGACCATGCGCGCGACGGTCGGGGTGAGCTCGGGCGTCAACGCGAC
Proteins encoded:
- the hisS gene encoding histidine--tRNA ligase — translated: MYDRLKGFRDFYPGEQSARREVTDTIEAAAKRYGFREIATPALERTRMYTDKSGEGIVEELYSFTDQGGRDVALTPELTPTVARMVVARGQELSKPIKWVSTRPFWRYEQVQQGRFREFYQTNIDVFGSAEPEADAEVLAVAADALTSLGLTGDDFEFRVSHRDVLGGLVRALADDPDAVDTAAAIRAVDKRAKIDDAEYLTLLSEAGIDRSTAREFDDLIVGVDGVDDLDAVAEAGGADVEAAVENLRAVLAAADDFGAGEYCDVSLTTARGLDYYTGVVFECFDSTGEVSRSVFGGGRYDDLIESFGGQPTPAVGVAPGHATLKLLCQRAGVWPEETLETDYYVLSVGDTREEAARIARDLRALGHVVESDLVDRGFGGQLGYADSINAETTVIVGEQDLANDEVTVKSMASGDQTTVPVTEFPPESGRPTYDDYA